A genomic region of Pyrus communis chromosome 14, drPyrComm1.1, whole genome shotgun sequence contains the following coding sequences:
- the LOC137714649 gene encoding E3 ubiquitin-protein ligase SP1-like: MVWKGLGYCLGGAVLSSTGWFLNDDADKLDSVPRISQLKDLENHGSGTVVAISGEVGSETPIDCELGGLQGVIVRKDDGTCHVNVVGAQEAFNFSLPVENWAADKRLDAPFSIFKVLGDQVNECVLPVGTCLGVVGEVTKDDNGAIQIHKPKEGQFYVSTSTIDEIIDDYRTWARVLYAASAGLAVYYVFLRKD, translated from the exons ATGGTTTGGAAGGGATTAGGATATTGCTTGGGCGGAGCTGTTCTTTCCTCCACCGGCTGGTTCCTCAACGA TGATGCAGATAAGCTTGACTCAGTCCCTCGGATCAGCCAGTTGAAGGATTTGG AAAATCATGGATCGGGCACGGTGGTCGCGATTTCGGGGGAAGTTGGCTCTGAAACACCCATCGACTGTGAGCTTGGTGGTTTGCAAGGTGTAATTGTTCGAAAG GATGACGGAACTTGTCATGTGAACGTGGTGGGAGCTCAAGAAGCCTTCAACTTTAGCTTGCCAGTTGAAAATTGGGCAGCTGATAAGAGATTAGATGCTCCCTTCTCAATCTTCAAG GTCCTTGGAGACCAAGTAAACGAGTGCGTACTTCCAGTTGGTACTTGTTTGGGCGTTGTtggtgag GTTACCAAAGATGATAATGGTGCCATTCAGATTCATAAACCAAAAGAAGGGCAATTTTATGTATCCACCTCAACCATCGACGAGATCATTGATGACTACAGGACCTGGGCAAG GGTGCTGTATGCTGCATCCGCCGGGTTGGCTGTGTATTATGTTTTTCTGAGAAAAGACTAA
- the LOC137715789 gene encoding E3 ubiquitin-protein ligase SP1-like, whose product MLPWGGLSCCLSGVALYLLGRSSGRDAEILKSTTRINQLKELAKLLDSECVLPLVVAVSGRVSSETPINCEFTGLRGVVVEETAEQHFLKHNDAGSWIQDSAVMLSMSKEVPWYLDDGTGRVFVVGARAATGFLLPVASEVFEESGRSLVRGTLDYLQGLKMLGVKRIERVLPTGTSMSVVGEAVKDDIGTIRIQRPQKGPFYVSPKTIDQLIANLGKWARWYKYASMGLTVFGVYLVAKHSIQYIMERKRRRELQKRVLAAAAKRSGEDSEGSNEKDDNASDGSKRDRMMPNLCVICLEQEYNAVFVPCGHMCCCTTCSLHLTSCPLCRRRIDQAVKTFRH is encoded by the exons ATGCTACCTTGGGGTGGATTGAGTTGTTGTCTGAGTGGAGTTGCTCTTTACCTTCTTGGCAGGAGCAGTGGCAG GGATGCAGAGATTCTTAAATCCACCACTCGAATTAATCAGTTGAAGGAATTGG CAAAATTGTTGGATTCCGAATGTGTATTGCCATTGGTAGTTGCGGTCTCAGGGAGAGTTAGCTCTGAAACCCCCATCAACTGTGAGTTCACTGGTCTAAGAGGCGTAGTTGTGGAGGAAACG gCAGAACAGCATTTTCTGAAACACAATGATGCTGGCTCATGGATACAGGATTCTGCTGTGATGCTTTCAATGAGTAAAGAAGTCCCCTGGTACTTG GATGATGGAACTGGTCGCGTGTTTGTGGTGGGAGCTCGAGCTGCCACAGGATTTCTATTGCCGGTTGCAAGTGAGGTATTTGAAGAGTCAGGACGATCCCTCGTACGTGGGACATTAGATTATCTCCAAGGCCTCAAG ATGCTTGGAGTCAAACGAATTGAGAGGGTACTTCCAACCGGTACTTCTATGAGTGTTGTTGGTGAG GCTGTCAAAGATGACATTGGTACAATTCGGATTCAACGACCTCAGAAAGGGCCATTTTATGTCTCTCCCAAGACCATTGATCAGCTTATTGCAAACCTTGGAAAATGGGCAAG GTGGTACAAATATGCATCCATGGGTTTGACTGTGTTTGGTGTTTATTTGGTTGCTAAGCATTCTATCCAATACATCATGGAGAGAAAGCGGCGTAGGGAATTGCAGAAAAG GGTTCTTGCTGCAGCTGCTAAAAGATCTGGGGAAGATAGTGAAG GTTCAAACGAAAAAGATGATAATGCATCAGATGGAAGCAAGAGAGACCGTATGATGCCAAATTTATGTGTGATATGCCTTGAGCAGGAGTACAATGCGGTTTTTGTCCC GTGCGGTCATATGTGCTGTTGTACAACTTGCTCCTTACACCTGACCAGTTGCCCTCTCTGCCGGAGACGAATTGATCAGGCTGTGAAGACTTTCCGTCATTAA
- the LOC137715473 gene encoding elongation factor Tu, mitochondrial-like has translation MAAVALRNPSSKRILPYSSQFYLCSRGSIAAAGSPISDSAFGNDRSCSPCPWWRSMATFTRTKPHVNVGTIGHVDHGKTTLTAAITKVLAEEGKAKAVAFDEIDKAPEEKKRGITIATAHVEYETVKRHYAHVDCPGHADYVKNMITGAAQMDGGILVVSAPDGPMPQTKEHILLARQVGVPSLVCFLNKVDAVDDPELIELVEMELRELLSFYKFPGDEIPIVRGSALSALQGTNDEIGKKAILKLMESVDEYIPDPVRQLDKPFLMPIEDVFSIQGRGTVATGRVEQGTIKVGEEVEILGLHQGAPLKTVVTGVEMFKKILDHGQAGDNVGLLLRGLKREDIQRGQVIAKPGTVKTHKRFEAEIYVLTKDEGGRHTAFFSNYRPQFYMRTADITGKVELPENVKMVMPGDNVTAVFELIQPVPLEQGQRFALREGGRTVGAGVVSKVL, from the exons ATGGCTGCGGTCGCTCTCAGAAACCCTAGCTCCAAGCGCATCCTCCCCTACTCCTCGCAATTCTACTTGTGCAGCCGAGGATCGATCGCAGCCGCCGGTTCTCCAATCTCCGACTCCGCCTTCGGAAATGACCGATCTTGTAGCCCTTGTCCTTGGTGGCGATCCATGGCCACCTTCACACGCAC AAAACCTCATGTGAATGTTGGAACAATTGGACACGTCGATCATGGAAAAACAACGCTGACTGCAGCAATTACAAAG GTACTGGCAGAAGAAGGGAAAGCTAAggccgtggcctttgatgaaaTTGATAAGGCCCCTGaggagaaaaagagaggaatTACAATTGCGACG GCTCATGTAGAATACGAGACTGTTAAGCGCCATTACGCACATGTGGACTGCCCAGGTCATGCAGATTATGTCAAA AACATGATTACTGGAGCTGCCCAAATGGATGGAGGTATTCTGGTCGTCTCTGCTCCTGATGGGCCTATGCCACAAACTAAGGAACACATTCTGCTCGCCCGCCAA GTTGGTGTGCCATCACTTGTATGTTTTCTCAATAAAGTTGATGCTGTTGATGATCCAGAGTTGATAGAGCTGGTTGAAATGGAGCTCCGTG AGCTTCTTAGCTTCTACAAGTTCCCTGGGGATGAAATCCCTATCGTCCGGGGTTCGGCTCTATCGGCTTTACAAGGCACAAATGATGAGATTGGCAAAAAAGCAATCTTAAAATTAATGGAATCTGTGGATGAGTACATTCCTGACCCTGTACGCCAGCTTGACAAACCCTTCCTGATGCCAATTGAAGATGTTTTCTCAATTCAA GGTCGTGGAACTGTTGCCACTGGCCGTGTTGAACAAGGGACCATTAAAGTTGGTGAGGAAGTTGAGATTCTGGGGTTACATCAG GGTGCTCCTTTGAAAACAGTGGTGACCGGTGTTGAGATGTTCAAGAAAATCTTGGATCATGGGCAA GCTGGTGATAATGTCGGTCTTCTTCTTAGAGGTCTAAAGAGGGAAGATATCCAACGAGGACAG GTAATTGCTAAGCCAGGAACCGTGAAGACACACAAGAGGTTTGAAGCAGAGATATACGTCCTCACAAAGGATGAAGGTGGACGCCACACGGCCTTTTTCTCAAACTACAGGCCTCAGTTTTATATGAGGACAGCAGATATCACTGGAAAGGTCGAATTGCCCGAAAATGTTAAGATGGTTATGCCAGGAGACAACGTGACTGCAGTTTTTGAGCTGATTCAGCCGGTTCCTCTTGAACAAG GACAAAGATTTGCCTTGAGGGAGGGAGGTAGAACAGTTGGTGCAGGAGTTGTTTCCAAAGTACTTTGA
- the LOC137716423 gene encoding L10-interacting MYB domain-containing protein-like: MSSNQDEDVASWPVTVEKHFIHLLHEERKKRLKGSTVDKNAWDAIEDEFFIKFGKRYTREKLKAKYNRLRKIYREFAKLVAHTGMCWDPETDKVHASEEVWESYLKKNKFASRFRRKGCPEYQVLREIFSHIPSTGQMHSGSTASPPNSDVERGLESEFPSSGARTSPDTEGGIDTKNKGDEGTSKTQKRRPLSPPGYCRTRKESKTSKAAKLGDGVDVCAVSPDAETESSLPKVECRKKNDFSSSFRELASIEDCMEILEAMEDLDDAAYVRACERFTSSDWRRMFMKMSDARKRMWLYSLK; this comes from the exons ATGAGCTCAAACCAAGATGAAGATGTCGCCAGTTGGCCAGTGACGGTCGAGAAACATTTTATTCACTTGTTGCAtgaagagaggaaaaaaaggctGAAAGGCTCAACTGTGGATAAGAATGCATGGGATGCAATAGAAGATGagttttttatcaaatttggCAAACGATACACACGTGAAAAATTGAAGGCAAAGTACAATCGCTTGCGCAAGATATACCGTGAGTTTGCAAAGCTTGTGGCTCATACGGGGATGTGTTGGGACCCTGAGACCGACAAGGTACATGCATCTGAAGAAGTTTGGGAGTCCTACCTTAAG aaaaacaagtttgCTAGTCGCTTTCGTAGAAAGGGATGCCCGGAGTATCAAGTGCTCAGAGAGATCTTCAGCCACATACCTTCTACTGGACAAATGCATTCTGGATCCACTGCATCTCCTCCAAACTCTGATGTCGAGAGAGGCTTAGAGTCCGAGTTTCCCAGCTCCGGGGCACGCACTAGCCCTGATACTGAAGGCGGCATAGATACTAAAAATAAAGGAGACGAAGGTACTAGCAAGACCCAAAAGCGCCGTCCTTTAAGTCCCCCAGGTTATTGCCGCACAAGAAAGGAATCAAAGACATCGAAGGCGGCCAAGCTAGGTGATGGAGTGGATGTATGCGCAGTATCTCCAGATGCCGAAACTGAATCTTCGTTACCAAAGGTTGAATGCAGAAAGAAGAACgatttttcatcctcttttagAGAATTGGCCTCGATTGAAGATTGTATGGAAATACTCGAGGCTATGGAGGATTTGGATGACGCTGCCTATGTTAGAGCTTGTGAGAGGTTTACGAGTTCGGATTGGAGGAGGATGTTCATGAAGATGTCTGATGCAAGGAAAAGAATGTGGCTGTATAGCCTAAAGTAA
- the LOC137716006 gene encoding ADP-ribosylation factor-like protein 2, with product MGLLSIIRKIKRKEKEIRILMVGLDNSGKTTIVLRINGEDTSVVSPTLGFNIKTIIYQKYTLNIWDVGGQKTIRSYWRNYFEQTDGLVWVVDSSDLRRLEDCKAELDNLLKEERLSGSSLLILANKQDIKGALTPEEIAKVLNLEAMDKTRHWQIVGCSAFTGEGLLEGFDWLVQDIASRIYVLD from the coding sequence ATGGGGCTTCTCAGCATTATTCGAAAGAttaaaaggaaggaaaaagaaatacgTATACTCATGGTTGGGCTTGACAATTCCGGCAAGACAACCATTGTGCTGAGAATTAATGGAGAGGACACCAGTGTTGTCAGTCCCACACTCGGCTTCAACATCAAGACCATCATTTACCAAAAGTATACCCTCAATATATGGGATGTCGGGGGCCAGAAAACAATAAGATCGTACTGGAGAAACTATTTCGAGCAAACTGATGGTCTGGTATGGGTAGTTGACAGTTCAGATCTTAGAAGGTTAGAAGACTGCAAAGCGGAACTCGACAATCTTTTGAAGGAGGAGAGGCTTTCTGGATCATCCTTGTTGATACTAGCAAATAAGCAGGACATAAAAGGTGCCCTTACTCCGGAAGAAATTGCCAAGGTTTTGAACTTGGAGGCTATGGATAAAACTCGGCACTGGCAAATTGTCGGCTGCAGTGCATTCACCGGTGAGGGACTGCTTGAGGGATTCGATTGGTTGGTCCAAGACATTGCCTCTCGGATCTATGTTCTTGATTAG